From a single Artemia franciscana chromosome 9, ASM3288406v1, whole genome shotgun sequence genomic region:
- the LOC136031454 gene encoding protein FRG1-like isoform X1, with protein sequence MVGKPFIKSHLDHQPSRETNRDMAEFSKIRTGKLMLKNEKPLKKKTKKKRKMDEPEVTSTDDSPLYDGWWEVKKINDLTGQIAIEFGNRCFVRALDNGLFILGPPHDEGEGPDPEEVFTAFKISDTKITLKSGYGKYLSVDKFDIVTARTEAVGPLEQWEPVFQDNKVALSAANNKFVEIDSETDGLVAGSVSATSKNFIKFRSNTEREDGKKALPPVEERGTAQEIELNYVKKFQKFQDKKIKLSKEDVVVVKKAKKEGHLHETLLDRRAKMKADRYCK encoded by the exons ATGGTGGGAAAACCCTTTATAAAAAGCCATCTGGACCATCAACCATCAAGAGAAACCAACAG agaCATGgctgaattttctaaaattcgCACTGGCAAGCTTatgctgaaaaatgaaaaaccacTCAAGAAGAAGactaaaaagaagagaaagatGGACGAGCCAGAAGTCACATCAACTGATGACTCACCATTGTATGATGGATGGTGggaagtgaaaaaaattaatgatctTACTGGTCAAATTGCAATTGAATTTGGTAATAGATGCTTTGTTAGAGCTTTAGATAACGGATTATTTATTCTTGGACCTCCTCATGATGAAGGTGAAGGCCCAGACCCAGAAGAAGTTTTTACTGCTTTTAAGATAAGTGATACCAAAATTACCTTAAAGTCTGGCTATGGGAAATATTTGAGTGTTGATAAATTTGATATTGTAACTGCTCGCACAGAAGCTGTTGGCCCTCTTGAGCAATGGGAGCCAGTTTTTCAAGATAATAAGGTGGCGCTGTCAGCTGCTAATAATAAATTCGTTGAAATTGATTCAGAGACAGATGGTCTAGTTGCTGGAAGTGTTTCTGCAAccagtaaaaattttataaaattccgTTCTAATACTGAAAGGGAGGATGGGAAGAAAGCACTCCCACCTGTAGAAGAACGTGGAACAGCTCAAGAAATTGAACTGAATTATGTGAAAAAATTTCAGAAGTTTCaagataagaaaataaaattgagtaAGGAGGATGTTGTTGTTGTGAAGAAGGCCAAAAAAGAAGGGCATCTTCATGAAACATTGCTAGACCGTCGGGCAAAAATGAAGGCTGACAGATACTGTAAATAG
- the LOC136031454 gene encoding protein FRG1-like isoform X3: MSNCFFILRDMAEFSKIRTGKLMLKNEKPLKKKTKKKRKMDEPEVTSTDDSPLYDGWWEVKKINDLTGQIAIEFGNRCFVRALDNGLFILGPPHDEGEGPDPEEVFTAFKISDTKITLKSGYGKYLSVDKFDIVTARTEAVGPLEQWEPVFQDNKVALSAANNKFVEIDSETDGLVAGSVSATSKNFIKFRSNTEREDGKKALPPVEERGTAQEIELNYVKKFQKFQDKKIKLSKEDVVVVKKAKKEGHLHETLLDRRAKMKADRYCK; encoded by the exons ATGTCaaattgcttttttatattaag agaCATGgctgaattttctaaaattcgCACTGGCAAGCTTatgctgaaaaatgaaaaaccacTCAAGAAGAAGactaaaaagaagagaaagatGGACGAGCCAGAAGTCACATCAACTGATGACTCACCATTGTATGATGGATGGTGggaagtgaaaaaaattaatgatctTACTGGTCAAATTGCAATTGAATTTGGTAATAGATGCTTTGTTAGAGCTTTAGATAACGGATTATTTATTCTTGGACCTCCTCATGATGAAGGTGAAGGCCCAGACCCAGAAGAAGTTTTTACTGCTTTTAAGATAAGTGATACCAAAATTACCTTAAAGTCTGGCTATGGGAAATATTTGAGTGTTGATAAATTTGATATTGTAACTGCTCGCACAGAAGCTGTTGGCCCTCTTGAGCAATGGGAGCCAGTTTTTCAAGATAATAAGGTGGCGCTGTCAGCTGCTAATAATAAATTCGTTGAAATTGATTCAGAGACAGATGGTCTAGTTGCTGGAAGTGTTTCTGCAAccagtaaaaattttataaaattccgTTCTAATACTGAAAGGGAGGATGGGAAGAAAGCACTCCCACCTGTAGAAGAACGTGGAACAGCTCAAGAAATTGAACTGAATTATGTGAAAAAATTTCAGAAGTTTCaagataagaaaataaaattgagtaAGGAGGATGTTGTTGTTGTGAAGAAGGCCAAAAAAGAAGGGCATCTTCATGAAACATTGCTAGACCGTCGGGCAAAAATGAAGGCTGACAGATACTGTAAATAG
- the LOC136031454 gene encoding protein FRG1-like isoform X2, protein MSNCFFILRCDGYLEEKDMAEFSKIRTGKLMLKNEKPLKKKTKKKRKMDEPEVTSTDDSPLYDGWWEVKKINDLTGQIAIEFGNRCFVRALDNGLFILGPPHDEGEGPDPEEVFTAFKISDTKITLKSGYGKYLSVDKFDIVTARTEAVGPLEQWEPVFQDNKVALSAANNKFVEIDSETDGLVAGSVSATSKNFIKFRSNTEREDGKKALPPVEERGTAQEIELNYVKKFQKFQDKKIKLSKEDVVVVKKAKKEGHLHETLLDRRAKMKADRYCK, encoded by the exons ATGTCaaattgcttttttatattaagGTGTGATGGTTATCTGGAAGAAAA agaCATGgctgaattttctaaaattcgCACTGGCAAGCTTatgctgaaaaatgaaaaaccacTCAAGAAGAAGactaaaaagaagagaaagatGGACGAGCCAGAAGTCACATCAACTGATGACTCACCATTGTATGATGGATGGTGggaagtgaaaaaaattaatgatctTACTGGTCAAATTGCAATTGAATTTGGTAATAGATGCTTTGTTAGAGCTTTAGATAACGGATTATTTATTCTTGGACCTCCTCATGATGAAGGTGAAGGCCCAGACCCAGAAGAAGTTTTTACTGCTTTTAAGATAAGTGATACCAAAATTACCTTAAAGTCTGGCTATGGGAAATATTTGAGTGTTGATAAATTTGATATTGTAACTGCTCGCACAGAAGCTGTTGGCCCTCTTGAGCAATGGGAGCCAGTTTTTCAAGATAATAAGGTGGCGCTGTCAGCTGCTAATAATAAATTCGTTGAAATTGATTCAGAGACAGATGGTCTAGTTGCTGGAAGTGTTTCTGCAAccagtaaaaattttataaaattccgTTCTAATACTGAAAGGGAGGATGGGAAGAAAGCACTCCCACCTGTAGAAGAACGTGGAACAGCTCAAGAAATTGAACTGAATTATGTGAAAAAATTTCAGAAGTTTCaagataagaaaataaaattgagtaAGGAGGATGTTGTTGTTGTGAAGAAGGCCAAAAAAGAAGGGCATCTTCATGAAACATTGCTAGACCGTCGGGCAAAAATGAAGGCTGACAGATACTGTAAATAG
- the LOC136031454 gene encoding protein FRG1 homolog isoform X4 gives MAEFSKIRTGKLMLKNEKPLKKKTKKKRKMDEPEVTSTDDSPLYDGWWEVKKINDLTGQIAIEFGNRCFVRALDNGLFILGPPHDEGEGPDPEEVFTAFKISDTKITLKSGYGKYLSVDKFDIVTARTEAVGPLEQWEPVFQDNKVALSAANNKFVEIDSETDGLVAGSVSATSKNFIKFRSNTEREDGKKALPPVEERGTAQEIELNYVKKFQKFQDKKIKLSKEDVVVVKKAKKEGHLHETLLDRRAKMKADRYCK, from the coding sequence ATGgctgaattttctaaaattcgCACTGGCAAGCTTatgctgaaaaatgaaaaaccacTCAAGAAGAAGactaaaaagaagagaaagatGGACGAGCCAGAAGTCACATCAACTGATGACTCACCATTGTATGATGGATGGTGggaagtgaaaaaaattaatgatctTACTGGTCAAATTGCAATTGAATTTGGTAATAGATGCTTTGTTAGAGCTTTAGATAACGGATTATTTATTCTTGGACCTCCTCATGATGAAGGTGAAGGCCCAGACCCAGAAGAAGTTTTTACTGCTTTTAAGATAAGTGATACCAAAATTACCTTAAAGTCTGGCTATGGGAAATATTTGAGTGTTGATAAATTTGATATTGTAACTGCTCGCACAGAAGCTGTTGGCCCTCTTGAGCAATGGGAGCCAGTTTTTCAAGATAATAAGGTGGCGCTGTCAGCTGCTAATAATAAATTCGTTGAAATTGATTCAGAGACAGATGGTCTAGTTGCTGGAAGTGTTTCTGCAAccagtaaaaattttataaaattccgTTCTAATACTGAAAGGGAGGATGGGAAGAAAGCACTCCCACCTGTAGAAGAACGTGGAACAGCTCAAGAAATTGAACTGAATTATGTGAAAAAATTTCAGAAGTTTCaagataagaaaataaaattgagtaAGGAGGATGTTGTTGTTGTGAAGAAGGCCAAAAAAGAAGGGCATCTTCATGAAACATTGCTAGACCGTCGGGCAAAAATGAAGGCTGACAGATACTGTAAATAG